The proteins below are encoded in one region of Maribacter aestuarii:
- a CDS encoding cytochrome c oxidase subunit II has translation MTTLLTLVVLVLVAIAIWQMTKMFELSQLKTNNSEVASDKDNKYNGYLMFAFLIFIYAITIFSFWKYGKFLLPEAASDHGAEYDYLMLVSFVIIFITQTITQALLYYFGYKYRGQKGKKALFYADNDRLEFIWTIIPVIVLSGLILWGLYTWTNIMDVNDEDDPLIVELYAQQFVWTARYGGADNVLGGANVRMIDIDKANIMGLDEADTYAADDIIVRELHLPVGRKVNFKMRSQDVLHSAYMPHFRAQMNCVPGMITEFSFTPIYTTEEMRQNPDVMDKVKRTNIIRAEKSASGEEVLDPWEFDYILLCNKICGKSHYNMQMKIIVETEEEYNEWMSNQATFAETVLKDDSNPAFNTVEGASTGL, from the coding sequence ATGACTACATTATTAACTTTAGTTGTTTTAGTTCTAGTGGCAATTGCTATTTGGCAAATGACCAAGATGTTTGAATTATCACAACTCAAAACAAATAATTCTGAGGTAGCTTCGGATAAGGATAACAAGTACAATGGTTATTTGATGTTCGCCTTTCTCATATTTATTTATGCGATTACTATATTTAGTTTTTGGAAATATGGCAAGTTTTTATTGCCAGAGGCGGCTTCTGACCATGGTGCGGAATACGACTATTTGATGTTAGTTTCCTTTGTGATAATCTTTATTACACAGACAATTACTCAAGCATTGTTGTACTATTTTGGCTATAAGTACAGAGGACAGAAAGGTAAAAAAGCTTTGTTTTACGCAGATAACGATCGTTTAGAGTTTATATGGACCATTATTCCGGTAATCGTATTATCAGGATTAATTCTTTGGGGACTGTATACCTGGACGAACATCATGGACGTAAACGATGAAGATGACCCCTTAATAGTGGAATTGTACGCACAACAGTTCGTCTGGACGGCAAGATATGGTGGGGCTGATAATGTTTTGGGCGGAGCCAACGTAAGAATGATAGATATAGACAAGGCAAATATTATGGGTCTAGATGAAGCGGATACATATGCTGCTGATGATATTATTGTAAGAGAATTACATCTTCCAGTGGGTAGAAAGGTAAACTTTAAAATGCGATCACAAGACGTTCTGCATTCGGCATATATGCCACATTTTAGGGCGCAAATGAATTGTGTTCCCGGTATGATTACTGAATTTTCATTTACCCCTATTTATACTACAGAGGAGATGCGTCAAAACCCGGATGTAATGGATAAGGTTAAAAGAACTAATATCATTAGAGCAGAAAAATCGGCTTCTGGCGAAGAAGTTCTCGATCCTTGGGAGTTTGACTATATTTTACTTTGTAATAAAATATGTGGAAAATCACATTACAATATGCAGATGAAGATTATTGTGGAAACGGAAGAAGAGTACAATGAGTGGATGTCAAATCAGGCGACATTTGCCGAAACAGTGCTCAAGGATGATTCCAATCCAGCGTTCAATACTGTGGAAGGAGCTTCGACAGGGCTATAG
- a CDS encoding cytochrome c oxidase subunit I, giving the protein MSVVSAHTHVDEHAHDDHEHHHHKETFVTKYIFSQDHKMIAKQYLILGVFVMGFIGIAMSLLMRMQLAWPGESFLVFDTFLGKWAPDGIMDADIYLALVTMHGTIMVFFVLTAGLSGTFSNLLIPLQIGARDMASGFLNMISFWLFFLATMVMISSLFVEAGPAAAGWTIYPPLSALPMAQPGSGMGMTLWLVSMAIFIASSLLGSLNYIVTVINLRTKGMSMTRLPLTIWAFFVTAIIGVISFPVLLSAALLLIMDRSFGTSFFLSDIFIQGEVLHYQGGSPVLYEHLFWFLGHPEVYIVLLPALGITSEVMSTNARKPIFGYRAMVASILAIAFLSTIVWGHHMFISGMNPFLGSVFTFTTLLIAIPSGVKAFNYITTLWKGNLQLNPAMLFSIGLVSTFITGGLTGIILGDSTLDINVHDTYFVVAHFHLVMGISALYGLFAGVYHWFPKMFEGKMLNKNLGYVHFWVTAICAYGIFFPMHFVGMAGVPRRYYQNTAFPMFDELTDVQVLMTVFALIAGAAQLVFVYNFIHSIFYGKQGGKNPWSSNTLEWTTETKHIHGNWDGPIPEVHRWAYDYSKVDADGEYIIPGQDYVPQHIPLQEDEEELNH; this is encoded by the coding sequence ATGTCAGTAGTATCAGCACATACACATGTAGATGAACATGCACATGATGATCATGAACATCATCATCACAAAGAAACCTTTGTAACCAAATACATATTTAGTCAAGATCATAAAATGATTGCCAAACAATACCTTATTTTAGGTGTTTTTGTAATGGGTTTCATAGGTATTGCAATGTCATTATTAATGAGAATGCAATTGGCCTGGCCTGGAGAGTCATTTTTGGTCTTTGATACATTTCTGGGAAAATGGGCACCTGATGGTATAATGGATGCCGATATTTATTTGGCATTGGTAACCATGCACGGAACCATCATGGTCTTCTTTGTGCTTACGGCAGGATTAAGTGGAACCTTCAGTAATTTATTGATTCCGCTACAAATAGGTGCTCGTGATATGGCATCAGGATTTCTGAACATGATATCCTTCTGGTTATTCTTTTTGGCCACCATGGTTATGATTTCTTCCCTTTTTGTTGAAGCAGGACCTGCAGCTGCTGGATGGACCATATATCCTCCATTAAGTGCACTTCCTATGGCGCAACCTGGATCAGGAATGGGTATGACCTTATGGTTGGTCTCTATGGCCATTTTTATAGCCTCATCGCTTTTAGGTTCTTTGAACTATATCGTTACGGTCATTAACCTAAGAACAAAAGGCATGTCCATGACTAGATTGCCATTAACGATTTGGGCATTTTTCGTAACGGCTATTATTGGGGTTATTTCTTTTCCAGTTTTGCTCTCTGCTGCTTTGCTATTGATTATGGATAGAAGTTTTGGTACGTCATTCTTTCTATCGGATATTTTTATTCAAGGTGAAGTATTGCATTACCAAGGAGGTTCACCGGTCTTATACGAACACTTATTTTGGTTCTTAGGACATCCAGAGGTCTACATCGTTTTATTACCTGCATTGGGTATTACTTCGGAAGTAATGTCTACGAATGCGCGTAAGCCTATATTTGGTTATCGTGCCATGGTCGCTTCAATTTTGGCGATTGCATTCCTTTCTACAATCGTATGGGGGCATCATATGTTCATTTCTGGAATGAACCCATTTTTAGGATCAGTATTTACTTTTACGACTTTATTAATTGCCATACCATCTGGAGTAAAGGCATTTAATTACATTACAACCTTGTGGAAGGGTAATTTACAATTGAATCCCGCTATGCTGTTTTCCATAGGATTGGTATCTACTTTCATTACCGGAGGTTTGACTGGAATCATCTTGGGAGATAGTACCTTGGATATTAACGTGCACGACACCTATTTCGTAGTGGCTCACTTTCACTTGGTAATGGGGATATCTGCCCTATATGGTTTGTTTGCGGGAGTCTACCACTGGTTCCCTAAAATGTTTGAAGGTAAGATGTTGAATAAGAATCTGGGTTACGTTCATTTTTGGGTAACTGCTATATGTGCTTATGGGATATTTTTCCCAATGCATTTTGTGGGCATGGCCGGTGTACCTAGAAGATATTATCAGAATACCGCATTCCCTATGTTCGATGAGCTGACCGATGTTCAAGTGCTAATGACTGTTTTTGCCCTAATTGCAGGTGCGGCCCAATTGGTATTTGTATATAATTTTATTCATAGCATTTTCTACGGTAAACAGGGTGGCAAAAATCCCTGGAGTTCCAATACATTGGAGTGGACCACTGAAACCAAGCATATTCATGGAAACTGGGATGGTCCTATACCTGAGGTACATCGTTGGGCATATGATTATAGCAAAGTGGATGCCGATGGTGAATATATAATACCAGGTCAGGATTATGTTCCACAACACATTCCTTTGCAGGAAGATGAGGAAGAGTTAAATCACTAG